From Vidua macroura isolate BioBank_ID:100142 chromosome 8, ASM2450914v1, whole genome shotgun sequence, one genomic window encodes:
- the EIF4EBP2 gene encoding eukaryotic translation initiation factor 4E-binding protein 2: MSSAGGRQPSQSRAIPTRTVTLSDAAQLPADYCTTPGGTLFSTTPGGTRIIYDRKFLLDRRNSPMAKTPPCHLPNIPGVTSPGEAGEEPKADSNSLNHQEGKPSMGDDAQFEMDI; this comes from the exons ATGTCGTCCGCAGGCGGCCGCCAGCCCAGCCAGAGCCGGGCCATCCCCACCCGCACCGTCACGCTCAGCGACGCCGCGCAACTCCCCGCCGACTACTGCACCACCCCCGGCGGGACGCTCTTCTCCACCACGCCGGGAG GCACCCGGATCATCTACGACCGCAAGTTCCTGCTGGACCGCCGCAACTCCCCCATGGCCAAGACCCCGCCTTGTCACCTCCCCAATATTCCTGGCGTCACCAGCCCCGGCGAGGCCGGCGAGGAGCCCAAAGCGGATTCCAACAGCTTGAACCACCAGGAGGGCAAGCCATCCATGG GGGACGATGCTCAGTTTGAGATGGATATCTGA
- the PALD1 gene encoding paladin, which yields MMGTTASAAQQAVSASPLESRAPGDGSMEDQHSLSIHSFQTLGLHNSKAKSIITNKVAPVVITYNCREEFQIHDDLLKANYTVGRISEATLEHYLVQGKYFMVRDVYGKLDVLNTTGSCGAPNFRQAKGGYAVFGMGQPSLNGFKLVLQKLQREGHKECVFFCVREEPVVFLRLEGDFVSYTPRGKENLHENLQRLQRGARAESLELAIRKEIRDFAQLSESIYYVYNDIERLRDEPHAVRVQCDEDIQVTDEVYRRPVFLQPSYRYHRLPLPAEGAPLEEQFDAFIRCLRESASLLLRDPGRPPPALLFGCQTGVGRTNLAMAMGTLVLHHHRGAAQKPDFPPLPKTSPRDRLRVIQTFMEMVPKGQQMVEEVDGAIASCSEMHDMKEAIYEYKKKLEGIGEDYQIQGSSTKEYFLQRTLQSLERYFYLIAFNYYLHEQYPLGFALSFSRWMCRHPELYRLQADMNCSELTVTAELVTKGARVLVADERFCPDVLSTAKEMSVANFRRVPKMPVYGTAQPSSKTLGSVLRYLTDAKRKHSRIVWINLREEAVLEGNEQIYTLREPGLLEELIPVPAASPQQLEKLEVALKGDLLKCQKWLEVYLEAEKQMKMFKSCLTTQEIFSQQKNSCQGLTYRRIPIPDFCAPKEQDFDRLLEAMKSALAEDSRAAFVFNCSSGRGRTTTAMVIAVLTLWHFNGIPEMSEEEIVSVPDAKYTKGEFEVVMKVVQLLPDGHRMKKEVDMALDTVSETMTPMHYHLREIIICTYRQGKSGKDEREARTLQLRSLQYLERYIFLILFNTYLHLEKKDSWQRPFSLWMREVAAVAGVYEVLNQLGFPELESLEGKALCTLRGRWQAQGATSRPFRGDFV from the exons ATGATGGGTACGACGGCCAGCGCGGCACAGCAGGCGGTCTCGGCATCCCCCCTGGAGAGCCGGGCGCCAGGAGACGGCAGCATGGAGGACCAGCACTCCCTCAGCATCCACTCCTTCCAGACCCTGGGGCTCCACAACAGCAAGGCCAAGTCCATCATCACCAACAAAGTGGCACCCGTGGTCATCAC GTACAACTGCAGGGAGGAGTTCCAGATCCACGATGACCTGCTGAAGGCCAACTACACGGTGGGACGCATTTCTGAGGCCACGCTGGAGCACTACCTGGTGCAG GGGAAATACTTTATGGTCAGGGATGTATATGGAAAATTAGATGTTTTGAACACTACTGGCAGCTGCGGCGCTCCCAACTTCCGGCAGGCCAAAGGAGGTTACGCCGTGTTCGGGATGGGGCAGCCCAGCCTCAACGGCTTCAAGCTCgtgctgcagaagctgcagagaGAAGGCCACAAG GAATGTGTCTTCTTCTGTGTCCGTGAGGAGCCCGTGGTGTTCCTGCGGCTGGAGGGGGACTTTGTGTCCTACACCCCCCGGGGCAAGGAGAACCTGCACGAGAACCTGCAGCGCCTGCAGCGGGGCGCGCGGGCGGAGAGCCTGGAGCTGGCCATCCGCAAGGAG ATCCGCGACTTCGCGCAGCTGAGCGAGAGCATCTACTACGTGTACAACGACATCGAGCGGCTGCGGGACGAGCCCCACGCCGTGCGCGTGCAGTGTGACGAGGACATCCAGGTCACCGACGAGGTCTATCGCAGACCTGTCTTCCTCCAGCCCTCCTACAg GTACCACCGGCTGCCCCTGCCCGCCGAGGGAGCCCCTTTGGAGGAGCAGTTTGATGCTTTCATCCGCTGCCTCAGG GAGAGCGCCAGCCTGCTGCTGCGGGACCCCGGCAGACCCCCGCCCGCGCTGCTCTTCGGCTGCCAGACTGGCGTGGGCAGGACCAACCTGGCCATGGCCATGGGCACCTTGGTCCTTCACCACCACCGAGGAGCTGCCCAGAAGCCTGA CTTCCCCCCCTTGCCTAAGACATCTCCTAGGGACAGGCTCCGGGTCATCCAGACCTTCATGGAGATGGTCCCCAAAGGCCAGCAGATGGTGGAGGAG GTGGATGGTGCCATCGCCTCCTGCTCGGAGATGCACGACATGAAGGAAGCCATCTACGAGTACAAGAAGAAGCTGGAAGGGATTGGGGAGGACTATCAGATCCAG GGGAGCAGCACCAAAGAGTATTTCCTCCAGAGGACTCTGCAGAGCCTCGAACGCTACTTCTACTTGATTGCCTTCAACTACTACCTTCACGAGCAG TACCCCCTGGGCTTTGCCCTCAGCTTCAGCAGGTGGATGTGCCGGCACCCGGAGCTGTACCGGCTGCAGGCGGACATGAACTGCTCGGAGCTCACCGTCACCGCTGAGCTTGTCACCAAGGGCGCCCGAGTGCTG GTGGCGGATGAGCGCTTCTGCCCGGATGTGCTGAGCACTGCCAAGGAGATGAGCGTGGCCAACTTCCGCAGGGTGCCCAAAATGCCCGTCTATGGGacggcacagcccagctccaag ACCCTGGGCAGCGTCCTGCGGTACCTGACGGATGCCAAGAGGAAGCATTCCCGCATTGTCTGGATCAACCTCCGGGAGGAAGCGGTCCTGGAGGGGAACGAGCAGATCTACACGCTGCGGGAGCCTgggctcctggaggagctgatccctgtgcctgctgcctcgccccagcagctggag AAACTGGAGGTTGCCCTGAAGGGGGACCTGCTGAAGTGCCAGAAGTGGCTGGAGGTGTACCTGGAGGCAGAGAAGCAGATGAAGATGTTCAAGAGCTGCCTGACCACGCAGGAGATATTCAGCCAGCAGAAGAATTCCTGCCAGGGACTCACCTACCGCCGCATCCCCATCCCTGACTTCTGTGCTCCCAAGGAGCAG GACTTTGACAGGCTGCTGGAGGCCATGAAGAGCGCCCTGGCCGAGGACTCGCGGGCAGCCTTCGTGTTCAACTGCTCCAGTGGCCGGGGCAGGACCACCACGGCCATGGTCATCGCTGTCCTCACCCTGTGGCACTTCAAT GGCATCCCTGAGATGAGTGAGGAGGAAATCGTGAGTGTGCCCGATGCCAAGTACACCAAGGGGGAGTTCGAG GTGGTGATGAAGGTGGTCCAGCTCCTTCCTGACGGTCACCGGATGAAGAAGGAGGTGGACATGGCCCTGGACACGGTCAGTGAGACCATGACCCCCATGCACTACCACCTGCGGGAGATCATCATCTGCACCTACCGCCAG GGAAAGTCGGGCAAGGATGAGCGGGAGGCGCGGACGCTGCAGCTGAGGAGCCTGCAGTACCTGGAGCGCTAcatcttcctcatcctcttcaACACCTACCTGCACCTGGAGAAGAAGGACTCCTGGCAGAGGCCCTTCAGCCTCTGGATGCGTGAG gtggcagcagtggctggggTCTACGAGGTGCTGAACCAGCTGGGATTCCCGGAGCTGGAGAGCCTGGAGGGCAAAGCCCTGTGCACGCTGCGGGGCCGCTGGCAGGCGCAGGGGGCCACGTCCCGTCCCTTCCGCGGGGACTTCGTGTAG